One Sparus aurata chromosome 23, fSpaAur1.1, whole genome shotgun sequence genomic window, TTGATCAATCTCATGAGAGATGCGCTCACGTCTCAACACACAATAACAGTAGAAATTAAAGTGATCATAACGCTACAATATTAGGCaactataaaaatgtttttttaaaaaccctgaAAAATATGCAACAGTACTGTCACTTTTTCCTTCAGCACAGTGATCTTACTAACAAAAGTAGCTCTTTATTGTCCCCTTCTTATATGAAACTTCTTTTAAAATTGCTTTAATGTATTCAACACATATATTCATTTAATCAAATAATATTAATTGTTAGATGATGTCTTATAGAATAAATTATTTAATGAGGCTAATCAATTACACCATCCACGTCCTGCCGATTACAActaattttatttctttctttttttttttaaacaaccaatCACAACTTTTAAAAAGGATGTGTCACACTTCGCAACAGGGTCAACCCCGCCTCCCCACAGGGATATAAGTTTTGATCCCTGCCTTGTTCAGAAATGCTCAAAAACATTTCCTAATTTACACTTAAGCTAGGACTCCATGCTGGAGGTTTTGTGGCAAAATTGGGAGCACTCAGAGAATTCTCAGAATATTTGTGAGTACAGGCCTTGGTAGTTTAAATAATCATATCTAGAAATGTCTAGCAGACAAATGGAAGCAATAGgggaaatatttgaaaaaaaaaagaacaaaacaaagggTAAAACAAAGGATTTTGAATGTTTGACAACTTGCTGGATTCTTTTGACAGTTCAGTATATTTAATGTGCTGGTATCCGAAGGTATAAGGTGTGTACTTGCAGCTGTTCATCTTCCATTTGGAAGTCAAAAAAAGTAAACGACTCGTTTCTCAtatttcaccccaaaatcagAAAGTGAAAAAACGGAAAGGGTCTCGTATCccgtttttcattttaaaaattgaaAACCGAAAAATGGGAAACTCTTAAATGATTGTAGGTGCTGTGCTCATGACTGGAAACTGGGAATTATGATAACAGTgctatttttcatttcagattttgCTGTAGGTCTTTTTGTAATGACCCAGAAGGCAATGTGATCTCTAGGCTTTACATGAGGTGATCTCAAAGTTCTGAGGTCCTTGTCGTGTCTTAAGATGAATATTCTGAGTTTATTACAGCCAGGAGGTTCAGTGGGATGTCCTGTTGCATTATAGCCCGACCACCTTGGTGTCCTTTTCTGAGAGGAAAGTGTTAGCGGTAGTGCTCCGAGCAGGGACTGGGTGCAAAAGATTTCTGACCTGATCGCTCTGAAATGCAAAGTTGTGAAAGCAGTTGAAGAGGTAGGCATGGTGATGTGGACCCGAGACATAGAAGACCCACCCCACCTCAATCGTTGTCACAGAAAGATTGAGTTGTCATGCAACAAAGGATGATAGAATCTTCACAGTgttatgtttatttactttggAACATAAACACTGATTATGCATGGGCTATGAACTCCTATGCAATTAAATAAAAGTCATCATCATAGTCATGAGGACACAAATGCAATATCCATGTTGTTTGATTCTAGTAAGGCAAATGCAGGCTTATACATACAGGGGCAAGGGTCTGGTTCTCTTATAGACCTATACCCTATAGATCGAGAGTAGATCGAACTAGTAGTAAGCAAAAGCGCACTGTGACGTCACCAACAGTGTTAGCCAACATATAGGGGTTCCGTTGTACATAAAGGGGTGTCTTACATCTGAACATGATTTTTTCTCATAATAAGCAGTAAGAGCAGATAATCACACTTATTTGCCcaatgttgtatttttgtgtatGAGACAGCTAATTACATTTGACTGACATTTGTGCAGCCAGGGCATAACCTAGTGTCTTTATTGTCACATAGCCTACATAGAAATACCCTGAGATGCACTGAAAAgatagatggataaataaacTCAGAATATTAATCTAAAGAAATAACGAAGACTTCAGAACTTAGCCTCATGAATGGACATACCTTAGAGATCACCAGTTGGCTCTATGGATGTGATTAGGCCTACTGCGTTGGTCTAAGGATCAGATCAAGTGTTTTGTGGCATACATTGCCTTCTAGGTCATCAATAGAAGACCTGTGGcaaaatctgaaatgaaaattgCACTGCTATGGTAATTTCAGACGACAACAGCGAAAAACGGATAGGAAATGTGGAACTTTGGTGGTTACTTCATTATGTTGGTAACTTAAGTCTGAAACTCCTGAGAGTCCATCCCTGACCTCCTCCCTATATACACTTTTTAGCTCTTTATACtatttctcactttctcttttGTGACAAGTTGGAATAAAAGGCCAAACACTGAGCATGTCTTTTGTGTAACCTAGACCTACTAACCTGGCTGAGACAGGAGGCCCAGCTGAAGAAGATGGTCCTGGTTATTGTGTTTATCGCCTTGTTCCTGGATCACATGCTAGTCTCAGTGGTTGGTAGGTTCAGACAAACAACCTGTTATTACACTTTATCCATCTTGACAATTAACCAACCAGTGGTGAAATCCAGTTACACAAGTacagtacaattttgaggtacttgcaGTAAGCTGTAGGTCTCCATTTTATCCTACTCCAAAGCAATTCATAAGAAATGGGTCATTCCATGCCAACTCACCCAAAATCAAGATCATTTTACAGTTCATgtcatgtattttatgttgaaaCATCAATTTCATGGGGCCTTGCAAAATCCTATAGGTGTACTTGAAATACTTTTTAAGTTGTGAATTTTTTAAGTTTGGCCCCCGGACTtaaatttcagcatttttgtgatTCCTTGTATGTGTCTTCGAAACTTCACTGATTGCTTATTTTTCAGTGGATGGAGttgaaatttgtcctgaacatcaCAGAGACCCTGAGGAAAGTTGGCAACATCAGTTCATTTAAATAGTTGGCGTTGAATGGTAACAGTAATCAAATTAATGACAGGATGTCATTTTAACCAGAAAGATGACTTTTAACGAAATTTTGGTTCATGTGCATGAATGCGGTTCTATAACATCTAGATGGtcctgcataaaaaaaaaactttgtgtcaaaaataaatatagcttcagagctgaaaaacacctttttgaGCCACATTATTTTGACTGTAGATTTTCCAAGGAAGTATTATTCTAATATGCTTGAAACTTTGgtgtgtgaaaatgttgatatccattgtatgtatgtttgtctgtctgtctgtctgtctgtctgtctgtctgtctgtctgtatgtatgtatgtatatacagtacattcagaaaaacacacagttttctatttctctgataaaaatcaaacatcacaTTTAACTGCTTAATGATGGAATAAATTATGATCGCCCTTTTAAATAAGTCTGGATATACTGCAGTCCATTTTGCAGTAACCCACCGAAAACCTGTTTCAGGTGTTATCATCCGGCTTTATTGGTTTCAATAGCTGTATTGGTTAAATTGAAATGAAACTGAATTGATACCACAGGCAGTGCAAAGTGTGAAAAAACagctaattttaaaaaaaatcataaacgATGAAGGAGTTATATAACATCTttgaattatatatatatatatatatatatatatatatatatgcaaataatgaaaaatgtcaacccaatacaatgaaaaataaatgattggtGAGGTTCAGAAAACACATACAAGGAATCGcaaaaatgcagaaatgtaGCTCAAACTTTAAAAATCATAACTAAAAGGGTATTTGGAGTACAGCTGATTTGCACGGTGTAATAAATTTAATGGAAGCATCAACATAAAATCCTTTACATGAACTGGTTAAGATATGTTATAGGCAAGCCATATGATGAGTTTATGAGATATTATATACTGATGTTTATAGAATGAATGACCAACTAATCTGTCATATCTCATCTATCTTAAGGccatgcttttgtttttttcatattgtttagttctgctttctgttttattttggtatcTTACACTTCTCTCATTTCTGATCCcttcctgcctctgtgtgaatttttttgtttttcttatcttCATCAACGTCACCTAAAAAATATCATTGATAACAGTGAATGTCATTTTTGGGCTTTCTACTGAGGAGATCAAATCCAATTTAAAAATTAAGATTTTGTTatgctttattttgttgacaGTGCCAATCATTCCAAGTTACCTGTACAGGATGGACCAAGCTACCACAACCCCTTCTGTGAACAGCACTGACTCAACAGTCACTTATGTTTTCATCCAGTCAGTCAGTAACCTATCAGGGACGTGGGGCTCCATATTTGCACCTTCACACTCAAACCGAGAGTTCTTCAATAATGCCTCCAGGACCAACAAGAACCCTGATTCAAACTGCTCTGGAGCAGGTACTCAGCTTGATGAACTAAACACCAAAGTAGGACTTTTGTTGGCCTCCAAGTCCACCATACAGCTTATCTTCAACCCCTTCACTGGAACACTTACTGACAGGTGGGCAAATTTGATCTTTTGTGAATAGGCAGACATTTATCAAGCTCAAAAACACATGACTCAGTTTTCCCAAtctatatattgtatattgcaCAGGATTGGATACCATGTACCAATGTGTGCTGGTTTCTGCATTAACATCTTGGCAACTACCTGTAAGTATTACATTAGACAAGGGCTCCTgattttgcttttttccccccttttttcaaaaaatcattATCATCATGTAGAACAGATGTCTCTACTTGTGTATGATGCCTTGACCGCAGCGTTAAAGGTCCACGACGTGGCAGAAAAGGGGggcggatttttttttttaaccagatATTTGCATTAGCTGCAGTGTGCACAAACAACCACCAGGTGGCACATGTTAGCAGTCCAGACTACAGTGAACCCATTAGGGCCCTTACCCTCTCTCCTCTTCGTGGAGGAGTCCTACACAGTcaaaataaagtatatctaaattctgttttgtgtgtttttttttaaccaggacaagcattcattattattattattattattattattattatcattgttacaAGCAGTTATTTCTTGATTTATTATCTAAATCTCTATGTCCTTGTTTCTTGAAAGTGTTCGCCTTTTCATCTAGTTACATCTTATTGCTGTTTGCCAGATCAGTGCAAGGTGTAGGTGGATCCTTCTTGTCTGTGGCAGGTGAGACAtatgttgttgtctgttttttttttttttttcatattttacaaTATTGAATTCGGTCTACTAGCAAAACATGTGCAcaaaagttatcattattatcgtcatcatcatcatcattattagcTCCTCTGTTTTGCAGGAATGAGTATGCTGGCTGATGTGTACAAAGATGACAAGGAGAGAGGGCGTGCGATGGCTGTATCCTTCACTGGTTTGGCCTTAGGATTGATAGGTGTGTATACAGACACAGCTTGTactgataaatatataaaaataataaaagaactGCAATATTAAAACTGTTTGATTAGTCAAGTGATGGCTAGGCAACAGCAATGCATAAAGATGCACCGGCCATTAGCTTCTCCAATTatgctaaaaaaacaactattttctAACTCTCACTTTTCGGCTTTATTGCCCGGAACACAAACTGCCTATTGCTGAAATACCGTCAGTATCATTGGAGAAGAAAGCAGGTGCTTTTGATTATGAGCAGTGGATGTTGAGACAAACACggctcctggctaatgtccagtgccaggaaaaggaaatgggctgtgaaatcagagactgttgtgcccACAGAATCCTTTCTCCACCACAAGCTGTTGCACTTGAAGGCTGGACCATGTTCTGAGCCTATGGAGCACAGGACTAAAGCGCATAGAAAacagttggactctgtgtttatagcATCGATGCTTGGTGTTCAAACACAGTTAAAGTTGGTGGACAGTGTTTCCAAGATGTTGTGCTTTTGATATGAAGATGTCAAGCATATTGAAATTattaggcgcgttcaagttgacctcctgctgcctgactgcatcagcgagatctgctggcgacggcaggggcggggatacaaacgctgctattaagtcggacactctctcttcccgtagatgTGACGTGACCTGGggttgcggtgtttgccttcttcgtcggcgaagaagtggaggaaattgaaattccattaatgtttgattacaaacaacaacgactgcgatcagttttcttacctgatgctatgggaactttgctggcctttttctcatattaatctccttcagaaattattcaatctgagatgttcaaaatagtaGTCAATCAAAACATGtaggctgagggaatagagcagtggaactgctgccgtGCTGCATGTAGACGaccggggatcaagacccgtgtcaagtGTGactttttgcagaggatgtattTATCTAGTACTTATATATATAGacagacagttcatatttagagacaacataatgtgacagctttgtcacaataacaacttcaaatttggatactttgtaattgcttcacttcaaaacggtcacacagtggctcatcaagagtagatgaatagcctaaatgttgtcttactgtaaatgatcatgttccgTTTTccttgaactttgtctatctggtacattatagtaagtcttgactaataacaatacaatacaattacaacagttattaattattatgatgataactgtgcttaggtgcatgatcatatcacagctgaggggaattttctgactacatttaacaaataagcataactatagacacataagatgaagcattttctcatagcaacatttttcacaatgaatgaaatacatttcactgaatgaatgaaatacaataatcagaacaaatgactgaatcagatgccttgtcccgctgcgccatctcatcacacacagaatagctcaggataattctttgtattattaatgtgacgggaacagaaagggttaattaataagagtggatagtacagataacactggacacagcagttaaccacttctccatcatcaccacaagatgacagaactgagcagtttattgatgacatctttcagggttgttgccttacatgaaggattttataggtttattcatggtgactatcCACAGGTGCGGCCCCACGGCTActactgatctgaaagtatttgatgtttgagtagaaaagaggcacaggcgcttatggatatggaaattcatcgaaacacacgtcatatacgtcagcgtagatgagagccaattagggcaaagtcctgacgtcatgaaggtgggtctaggaTCGcacagtacctggagagcaactgcgcgaatgctctgcagcagccttgctcccgcgataacttaaggtcatgtgacatcagatgcagagcagaaaccactcccatccaggtcatcgtggacacattttaaccagcatgcatcacgatttaggcagcactgcttgatcttgaactcgcctattaTCTTGTTGCTAGGTTGGGGATAGGGTAAGGggggttaaggttagggttagttaggagtggagagaggcactgagaggAGGGGCTAGAGAACATGTatagtcacatcctttggactgaaataaaatgatggaAAGATGTTCTGAAAATGgacatcaaaatgaaaatgtattttttgtttaccaTCCTTGCATATCACTGAAAGTTACCCTACCAGCATGGAGGTTTGAATCCTAAGAATCTAATTTACGTGTTCCAAGTCCAGAGGTGCCTTGGGATTTTGTTGTAACCATACATTACTTTTGCAATATACAAATATACCAGGTAATGaatattctttttaaattactttaacGGTACtgcatttgattttatttcacagTACAGAGGTAATTTCTAAAACCTGAAAAAATCGTTTAAAAATCTACTGCGAACCTGCGTATTTGGTGGGAATTATTAGTGTGACACTTCAAAGGTTCTGAGTGACAGCCAGTGTGAAGGAAGACAACAATGGAGAAAATTGTTTCGCATGAattcttaaaacattttgtcaataattGTTACATGAGTCATATAGTTATTTGtcaaattttattttgtgttagaagataaaaatgaacatttacaGATAATGATTAGATAACATGTGTTATAGAAGCTATTTTGTACAGACTGGGGTGCTTTGGGCACAAAAAGTTTGAAAACCACTTATGTAATTCACCACCGATGTTTTTTCCACTAACAACATGTTGAACTTTTTCACTGTAGCTTACTATATCACATATCTCTTTCATATCATGAAGCCGGCGCTCCATTTGGCAGTGTGATGTATCAGTATGTGGGGAAGATGGCTCCATTCCTGGTTCTGGCTGTCATCGCTGTGTTGGGTGGAGGTACTGTGGAATGTTGCATACAAGACCAAACATTTGAGTCTTGCCAATCtgtgtgaaaaaatgttttgtgtttgagacTGTCCTGTTTCACTGTCTACGCAGGGCTACATTTCCTCATCTTTCAACCGTCGTCGGTGCAAACAGTGGTAAAGCAAACTTTTGGCTTGTGAAGAgactttcaatttaaaaaaagaggtaTTCTCCAGTGAAACATTTAACCCTTGTAGCActtatctgttttttattttcctatAAAAAAAGCTTACTAACAGAAAAGGGGAAATTGTTTAAATTATTATAATTCGTATTCTATTGAATGCGTTTGAAGACACAgttattctgaaaaaaaagctttgagtGCACAGAAGAAATTCAATGAAAGTTCAAAATATTGATGCCATTGActgaaaactgatttaaaaagaaacagatgaTTATTGACAATGTGATTGACTATAGTGTTATAGAACAAGCAGTCTGGCAGCAAAGAGAGGCAAAGACCAGTGTTATGTAGAGGCAGACGACGAGCTGATGAAAGACAGGTGCATGTCTCTGctgcagcgcacacacacattaggaaGGATCAGGTGAGGGAAAAAGGAGGGGGGAAATagaagatagatagatggatagacggatagacagatagatagatagacacaacagggaaagaaaacaagaaaaaacaaaactctctAAAACTCTATCATACGTTTCTTGCTTCTTTACAGATGGAGAAAGGGACTCCACTGCTGACTCTTCTGAAGGATCCATACATTCTCATTGCTGCTGGTATTTTGACTAATAGAAATAGCCTACAGTATACATGTACACCATGTTGGTCTCAGCGTGCTTGGGAAATTGTCCAATTCCAACAGGAGTCTATGGCCCCCCGAGACTTGCTCTGTGCATCTGCCTGCCTGAGATCTACAGCTCTGcctatccacctgtttcctcgggagcctatggcggctgccatgacagataactacttccgccggcggttgtctgtttccggttgccttgcaactgcatgatggccgctgcTGCTAAgttagccctaaacaactagcgttaggtcataagtgctaaattgtttttaaaatgagctcaggtacaacatgtgccgttgttggttgccacaacaattcatgaaaattgaagtttttttcagaaacgtctcgtgtagtacatcaaccactgagacaaacttgtccgtgccctgcgccctacacgccatgctgaggaaggaggaacggagactagcgcggctcgcggctttgacactaaaataaatatttgggtttatgaatatcttccacagaatagctgctgcatgactttccTAACCCAGCAACGTCCAAGCAGCCGCCTATCTCCACAACTtaactttccttcagcattatccacgctgtatgtttagcttgattgacactctggctgggcgctactgcgTCCTTCAGAAATAAcacgctgtgtttcttcaacagtactttctctatgttgttactgtgcaggtagttgtatgcttctgtgcatttgtaactgcgtaattctccgccatcaacatcttcagaaaatataagataagcattagcccgacgttagctacatcgctaACGTCGGGCTGATGCcgtgctaatgcttcatgtcatctgcccacttcgtgagaactgacgggtgaggcactgtgagaactgtcctcacgacttattaaaacatctgtactgtgtatccaccgccgatttttaaccattctgtcgctttctttgtgttaaaagccggtttttagagtgagcatgacagctacgttagcgtaaacaccgaggtcagccagttcaaccggaagagcataaccgaatactgctatgaaccatgggtaaactcacgaagtcaggaataaggtggatattCTGCCCTCAGGCTGTCTGTACTCTCCGGCTCCGCCTCAGTCCAGTCCTCTGCCCAGCAAATGGCTCCCTTGCTCAGTCTtctggggttagggttaggttgtGGTGCAGCCCTGATTGTCTGCTCTCCAGCACCCAGGCCATCTGCTTTACATAAACCGCAACTTTTGGGGCAGAGGTTTCAgacaagaaaaatatttttgaacaCAATTTATGTGTGTTAATTCATAAAtggagatagatagatagatagatagatagatagatagatatttaaAGGATATTTTTGCTAAATTTACCAAAAAAATTTCATGATGATTTCACCTATCTGCCCAGAGACTTGTTCCACCGACTATCCCTAGGACTCCGGGTGGAAAACCACAATTTCCTGAAACTCTGAAAatgacatttctgtgtgttttatataaGTTTAATAAAACTATTATCTATTACTATTATCATTAGGGCTGTCagacgattaatttttttaatcgcgattaatcgaattttgtccatagttaactagCGATTATAcacaaattaatcgcaattttttggcacatttttttctgttctaaatgtacgttaatgtattttttcatgttcttaatacttttaacaacataagaaagagcaaatatgcttgctttatgaaaatgtttattcaacacttcaaatcatgcaggaaaatcaAAGGCTCAAATATCCCATCACCCTAAAtaggatcaaaacatggtgatgtctgcttttggcgaggggggaggggggggggggggggggggcggtgtgctctctgcatctgccgtgtgtttggcttgcaaatgatatttgagactcgacgtacttcaatggtaactcatttcatgtcgacagtacgtgcagataacttttgtcctatcgaaaccgaaccatctggcagtgttttgaaagtgaatttgtcgttcataagtcctttctccatttcctttcgcttttcagtccaccgtgtttttcccgaaccgccaaccccgcttcttcttcttctaattccctttcttattcttctgccatcccctggatcaagactacaggtgccatcgacggccgtaaatcaaacaatttgcatttcttttttttttaataccgagcatTAATCGtgcgttaaaaaaaataacgccgttaagaggatgttgcattaacacgttaactttgacagccctaattataaccattattattattattattattattattattattattattattattattattaatctcTTCAATCTGCTTTTCAGGATCCATATGTTTTTCAACTCTGATTATTGCCACGGTAGA contains:
- the LOC115575127 gene encoding synaptic vesicular amine transporter-like; the encoded protein is MDLLTWLRQEAQLKKMVLVIVFIALFLDHMLVSVVVPIIPSYLYRMDQATTTPSVNSTDSTVTYVFIQSVSNLSGTWGSIFAPSHSNREFFNNASRTNKNPDSNCSGAGTQLDELNTKVGLLLASKSTIQLIFNPFTGTLTDRIGYHVPMCAGFCINILATTLFAFSSSYILLLFARSVQGVGGSFLSVAGMSMLADVYKDDKERGRAMAVSFTGLALGLIAGAPFGSVMYQYVGKMAPFLVLAVIAVLGGGLHFLIFQPSSVQTVVKQTFGL